The Candidatus Neomarinimicrobiota bacterium genome has a segment encoding these proteins:
- a CDS encoding T9SS type A sorting domain-containing protein has product MPTGMKTTALGALLGTLVALYLYAYPWTGPAWGAADAVVDPQELLRELGRQIAQLDPDDPEAQRLSRAVAGIRKKMQQTKPKAQDPGAFLEGLAQVKTGVDGATYPAGYKVLELRMALQRSTGALTKAQAPTWVERGPGNVSGRARAVVVDPADPSGNSWFVATVGGGIWFTADAGATWTPKTPELTTQSTTTLAISASNPDVIYVGTGMGYGRIIDLSGSGVWKSVDHGNTWSQLPNSAKGELLGAINRIVVDPNDENVVLVASNNSYTYLSTKGGNRTSGIFRSSDGGSSWTKVFDPDIVFGAQTDNRVQQIISNPQNFNTLYATVNEIGVVKSVDGGLTWSVSVATLAGAFLNGVQEGTYQGISTRTEIAIAPTDTSRLYAAVERWGGIGDLYMTTDAGANWVLVNDTGNDPNWFNSFGLSGALSYVAGWFDNTIAVHPTNPNVVFVGGVNTYRMDINPATAERSTTPIAWNWPNSQGLSFAHADHHFLATIMDTDGSGNFRVLDANDGGLAVSPDSGNSWQQLTGMVSTQLYGVDKKPGEDVFIIGMQDNGTWRSGADPTASSPWVKDWGGDGVETVWNAANPDLILAGTQWGTLIRSTDGGSGWSAVASGATGNGPFITKIAGSKIDPDLVFTLSRFGIHRSDDFGANWTLTPITGNWIGNRAFDNVEISVANPQVVWATSKIDFDIPRGTGGGVYVSADGGLSFTDISTSLPRSVNESSGIGTSPLDESTAYLLFSAPDNPKILKTTNLGLTWEDISGFTPSSSTSTRGLPNVAFFALLVMPFDSDQIWAGTEIGLFISQDGGASWAYADNGLPQVSIFQLAIVDETVLVATYGRGLWTATLPELAGYSPPTVTLAPRLSQPAQLPNGLVATTLDMRSAYDSTTVFVNGAAAFRLGANAAAKDTALLYAAGGEETLIIEARSFKDGRSYSTPSYVVIIRPLSIVAQYGANFNFGDSGDFFGTGFSVTTATGFTSGAIHTAHPYPQATQLTYQLGASIIVAEQSEAVMTFDEIVLVEEGIVSDYLNANFFDFVIVEGTTDGVDWRPLVDGYDSRAAAIWTAAYNANIVGINSVTPGTESLYLTRTINFTDTFSAQDTIAIRFRLFSDPLAVGWGWAIDNLQIQGGTLGTGDVAAGLPTKFELRQNYPNPFNPSTVISFDLPQPAEVRITVYDLGGRLVRVLTSGVTEAGNHELIWSGLDHSGRRVPSGVYLARLTSAQYTQSIKMVFLK; this is encoded by the coding sequence ATGCCGACCGGAATGAAGACCACGGCGCTGGGCGCCCTGCTGGGCACGCTGGTGGCCCTTTACCTCTATGCCTATCCCTGGACCGGACCAGCCTGGGGAGCCGCCGATGCGGTGGTGGATCCCCAGGAATTGCTCAGGGAACTGGGCCGTCAGATCGCGCAGCTGGATCCGGACGACCCGGAGGCCCAGCGGCTTAGCCGCGCCGTAGCGGGAATCCGCAAAAAGATGCAGCAGACCAAGCCGAAGGCCCAGGACCCGGGGGCCTTTCTCGAGGGGCTGGCACAGGTAAAGACGGGCGTTGACGGCGCCACGTACCCTGCAGGTTATAAGGTTTTGGAGCTGCGGATGGCCCTGCAGCGCTCGACAGGGGCACTCACCAAGGCCCAGGCACCCACCTGGGTGGAGCGCGGGCCGGGCAACGTGAGCGGGAGGGCCAGGGCAGTAGTGGTGGACCCCGCCGACCCCAGCGGCAATTCATGGTTTGTAGCCACGGTTGGCGGGGGCATCTGGTTTACGGCCGATGCGGGCGCCACCTGGACGCCCAAGACGCCGGAGCTCACGACGCAATCGACCACCACCCTGGCCATCAGCGCGTCCAATCCCGACGTGATCTATGTGGGCACCGGCATGGGCTACGGCCGGATTATCGACCTGTCCGGCAGCGGGGTGTGGAAATCGGTGGACCACGGCAATACCTGGAGCCAACTGCCCAACAGCGCCAAGGGCGAATTGCTGGGGGCCATCAACCGCATCGTGGTGGACCCCAACGACGAAAACGTGGTGCTGGTGGCCAGCAACAACAGCTATACCTACCTCTCTACCAAGGGGGGCAATCGTACCTCTGGAATCTTCCGCTCCTCGGATGGGGGCAGCAGCTGGACGAAGGTATTTGATCCCGACATTGTGTTCGGCGCTCAAACCGACAACCGGGTCCAGCAGATCATCAGCAACCCTCAGAACTTCAACACCCTCTACGCCACGGTCAATGAGATCGGGGTCGTCAAGTCGGTGGACGGTGGCTTGACGTGGAGCGTGTCGGTGGCGACACTGGCGGGCGCCTTTCTCAACGGGGTTCAAGAGGGGACTTACCAGGGCATCAGCACCCGCACAGAGATTGCCATCGCCCCCACCGACACCTCCCGGCTCTATGCGGCGGTGGAGCGCTGGGGGGGGATTGGCGACCTGTACATGACCACCGACGCCGGCGCCAACTGGGTCCTGGTGAACGATACGGGCAACGACCCCAACTGGTTCAATTCCTTTGGTCTTTCGGGTGCGTTGAGCTACGTGGCGGGCTGGTTTGACAATACCATTGCCGTACACCCCACCAATCCCAACGTGGTATTCGTCGGCGGGGTGAACACCTACCGCATGGACATCAATCCGGCGACCGCAGAACGGAGCACCACACCCATCGCCTGGAACTGGCCCAACTCACAGGGCCTCTCGTTCGCCCACGCCGATCACCACTTCCTGGCAACGATCATGGATACGGACGGCTCAGGGAACTTTCGCGTTCTGGACGCCAACGACGGCGGCCTGGCGGTATCACCGGACTCGGGCAACAGCTGGCAACAACTCACCGGCATGGTGAGCACCCAGCTATACGGCGTGGACAAGAAGCCGGGTGAGGACGTCTTCATCATCGGGATGCAGGACAACGGCACCTGGCGTTCGGGAGCCGATCCGACGGCCAGCTCCCCGTGGGTCAAGGACTGGGGCGGCGATGGGGTTGAGACCGTGTGGAACGCAGCCAACCCGGACCTCATTCTGGCCGGGACGCAGTGGGGCACGCTGATTCGCTCCACGGACGGCGGGAGCGGCTGGAGCGCGGTGGCCAGCGGCGCGACGGGCAATGGCCCGTTCATCACCAAGATCGCCGGGAGCAAGATCGATCCCGACCTGGTCTTCACCCTCAGCAGATTCGGTATCCACCGGTCCGATGATTTCGGCGCCAACTGGACCTTGACGCCCATAACGGGCAACTGGATTGGCAACCGCGCATTCGACAACGTCGAGATATCGGTGGCCAACCCGCAGGTCGTGTGGGCGACGTCCAAAATTGATTTTGACATACCGCGCGGCACCGGCGGCGGCGTCTACGTTTCCGCTGATGGGGGACTTAGCTTCACCGACATCTCCACCTCACTGCCGCGGTCGGTAAATGAATCGTCGGGGATTGGTACCAGCCCGCTTGACGAATCCACCGCATACCTCCTGTTTTCGGCCCCTGACAATCCGAAGATTCTCAAGACCACCAACCTGGGACTAACTTGGGAGGATATCTCCGGGTTTACCCCCTCATCCAGCACCAGCACTCGGGGACTGCCCAACGTGGCCTTTTTCGCGTTGCTGGTGATGCCGTTTGACAGCGACCAGATCTGGGCAGGCACCGAGATTGGCCTGTTCATCTCTCAGGACGGTGGTGCCAGCTGGGCATATGCCGACAATGGATTGCCGCAGGTCTCAATCTTCCAGCTGGCCATCGTCGATGAGACGGTGCTGGTAGCCACCTATGGCCGGGGCCTGTGGACAGCCACCTTGCCGGAGCTAGCGGGTTACAGTCCTCCCACAGTGACCCTCGCTCCCAGGCTGAGCCAGCCCGCCCAGCTGCCCAACGGCCTGGTGGCTACAACCCTTGATATGCGCTCGGCCTACGACTCGACCACAGTGTTCGTCAATGGGGCGGCCGCGTTCCGGCTGGGCGCCAATGCGGCGGCCAAGGACACCGCGCTTCTCTATGCCGCCGGCGGCGAAGAGACGCTGATCATAGAGGCCCGGTCATTCAAGGACGGCAGGAGTTACAGCACGCCGTCCTACGTGGTGATCATCCGGCCGCTCTCCATCGTGGCCCAATACGGCGCCAACTTTAACTTCGGCGATAGCGGCGATTTCTTCGGCACCGGATTCTCGGTGACCACCGCCACCGGCTTCACATCCGGCGCCATTCACACGGCGCACCCCTATCCACAGGCAACGCAGCTGACCTATCAGCTGGGCGCTTCCATCATAGTGGCGGAGCAGAGCGAGGCGGTCATGACCTTCGATGAGATCGTGCTGGTTGAGGAGGGCATTGTCAGCGATTACCTCAACGCCAATTTCTTTGACTTTGTGATCGTGGAGGGTACTACGGATGGGGTCGACTGGCGGCCGCTGGTGGACGGCTATGACTCACGGGCAGCCGCCATCTGGACCGCCGCCTACAACGCCAACATCGTGGGTATCAATTCGGTGACCCCCGGAACGGAGTCGCTCTACCTGACGCGGACCATCAACTTCACCGACACATTCAGTGCGCAGGACACGATTGCCATCCGCTTCCGGCTGTTCTCCGACCCGCTGGCAGTAGGCTGGGGCTGGGCCATCGACAACCTCCAAATCCAGGGGGGCACCCTAGGCACGGGGGACGTGGCAGCTGGCCTGCCCACTAAGTTTGAACTGCGGCAGAACTATCCCAATCCGTTCAATCCGAGCACGGTCATCAGTTTTGACCTCCCCCAGCCTGCAGAGGTGCGGATCACAGTTTATGATCTGGGCGGCCGATTGGTTCGGGTATTGACCAGCGGTGTCACCGAGGCGGGCAACCATGAACTCATTTGGTCGGGGCTAGACCACAGTGGCCGGAGGGTCCCGTCAGGGGTTTACCTGGCACGGCTGACGTCTGCACAGTATACCCAGTCGATCAAGATGGTGTTCCTGAAATAG
- a CDS encoding Lrp/AsnC family transcriptional regulator produces MLDSKDRSILRMLQVDARLSLTTVAKQLGLATSTIHERVRKMEARGDVLGFYTWINPRAVGLNILAFIQVLVVGVENEVPFIKLITRLPEVEACYDLTGEWSYLLKVRTRDIEALSKFRRDHINPAAGVARTNTSIAMTHFKETRTLNLE; encoded by the coding sequence ATGCTAGATTCGAAAGACAGGAGTATCCTCAGAATGCTTCAAGTAGATGCCAGGCTTTCTCTTACCACCGTTGCGAAGCAGCTGGGGTTGGCCACCTCCACTATTCATGAGCGCGTGCGGAAAATGGAGGCGCGGGGGGACGTCTTGGGCTTTTACACCTGGATCAATCCGCGTGCGGTAGGCCTGAATATTCTCGCGTTCATCCAGGTACTGGTTGTGGGTGTGGAAAACGAGGTGCCGTTCATCAAACTCATTACCAGGCTGCCGGAGGTGGAAGCCTGTTACGATTTGACCGGCGAATGGTCCTACCTGCTCAAAGTGCGGACGCGTGATATAGAGGCGCTCTCGAAGTTCCGGCGCGACCATATCAATCCGGCTGCCGGGGTGGCGCGGACGAACACTTCCATTGCCATGACCCATTTCAAGGAGACCAGGACGCTGAACCTGGAGTAG
- a CDS encoding fatty acid desaturase, which translates to MSVTSPRSETSFHSLADLKLQMEAVPWHDWLAKYRAPTLPKSLWQLFNSLALYVIGWVLLYHSLAVSYWLTLALMPIVAGMSVRIFIINHDCGHGSFFKQKWANTVVGFVTATLNFTPYFRWRYEHAIHHANSGDLNKRGTGGDVWTMKVEEYLAASRAKRLGYRLYRHPLVMFLVGPLWIFLVWHRFRIKKQRSREQWSVIWTNLALLAAITGLSLWIGLKAVLIIQLPMFAMAGSAGVWMFYVQHQYEGAVWAPSEDWDYATMSHFGSSYYKLPGVLRWFTGNIGFHHIHHLSPKIPNYLLQKAYRENPFFQKVTTLTFWKSFKSARLNLWWDMEQRLVGFREIKHLVKAQTG; encoded by the coding sequence ATGAGTGTTACGTCCCCTCGGTCCGAGACAAGCTTCCACAGCCTCGCTGATCTCAAGCTGCAGATGGAGGCGGTCCCCTGGCATGATTGGCTCGCCAAGTACCGGGCGCCGACGCTGCCCAAATCGTTGTGGCAGCTTTTCAATTCACTTGCGCTCTACGTCATCGGGTGGGTGCTGCTGTACCATTCGCTGGCGGTAAGCTACTGGCTGACCCTGGCGCTCATGCCCATTGTGGCCGGCATGTCGGTCCGCATCTTCATCATCAATCACGACTGCGGTCACGGGTCGTTTTTCAAGCAAAAATGGGCCAACACGGTCGTGGGATTTGTGACGGCAACGCTCAACTTTACCCCCTATTTCCGCTGGCGCTACGAGCACGCCATCCATCATGCCAACTCCGGCGACCTCAACAAGCGGGGCACCGGCGGCGATGTGTGGACCATGAAGGTGGAGGAATACTTGGCTGCCTCACGGGCCAAACGGCTCGGCTACCGCCTTTACCGCCATCCGCTGGTGATGTTCCTCGTCGGCCCGCTATGGATATTCCTGGTGTGGCACCGGTTCCGCATCAAAAAGCAGCGCTCGCGGGAGCAGTGGAGCGTTATCTGGACTAACCTCGCCCTGCTGGCGGCCATTACCGGCCTGTCGCTATGGATCGGGCTGAAGGCCGTGCTCATCATCCAGCTGCCCATGTTTGCCATGGCGGGCAGCGCGGGCGTCTGGATGTTCTACGTGCAGCATCAGTACGAGGGCGCCGTCTGGGCCCCCAGTGAGGATTGGGACTACGCCACCATGAGTCACTTTGGCAGTTCCTACTACAAACTGCCCGGCGTGCTGCGGTGGTTCACCGGCAATATCGGCTTCCATCATATCCATCATCTCTCGCCGAAAATTCCCAACTACCTGTTGCAGAAGGCCTACCGGGAGAATCCCTTCTTTCAGAAAGTCACCACCCTTACGTTCTGGAAAAGCTTCAAGTCGGCCCGGTTAAACCTGTGGTGGGATATGGAACAGCGCCTGGTGGGCTTCCGCGAGATCAAGCACCTGGTCAAGGCCCAGACCGGCTGA
- a CDS encoding T9SS type A sorting domain-containing protein, which yields MNRKSAKLALLLVGIPLASIETRAQWVLTNAPEGVYVYAFATSGTNVFAGSDTSALADLGGSVFLSTDSGANWTNSSAGITAPEVRALAVSDTNIYAGTWGGGVYLSTDNAATWNQSSTGMTDSIVTALAVSGGMIFAGTYGGGVYLSTDNAATWTASTTGLTNTNVWSLAISGSKIFAGTDGGGVFLSTDNGANWMAVNTGLPSPLWGVRLAISGTNIFAGAQGGVFLSTDNGANWTDVSNGLPNPWVFDLAVSDTNVFALTNWGEVSLSTDNGASWSLVNEGLMDTLVEAIAVSDSFIFAGGSSGSGIWRRMLPEIIGVVIAVEAADLLPPRFDLAQNYPNPFNPATTLRYDLPHGAHVRLVIYDLRGREVSRLIDAHAGPGYRQLSWDGQDQAGRELPTGIYIARLLTPEFTKTIKMVLLK from the coding sequence ATGAACAGAAAATCTGCTAAACTTGCACTGCTACTGGTGGGTATTCCCCTTGCCAGCATCGAGACCCGCGCCCAGTGGGTGTTGACCAACGCTCCGGAAGGTGTCTACGTATATGCGTTTGCTACAAGCGGCACCAATGTCTTTGCCGGATCGGATACCAGCGCTTTAGCCGACCTAGGTGGCAGTGTCTTTCTTTCCACCGACAGCGGGGCGAATTGGACCAACTCCAGCGCCGGCATTACAGCTCCCGAGGTTCGGGCACTGGCCGTCAGTGACACGAACATTTATGCCGGAACCTGGGGTGGCGGGGTCTACCTATCGACCGATAACGCGGCCACCTGGAATCAGTCAAGTACCGGCATGACCGATAGTATCGTTACGGCCTTGGCTGTCAGCGGCGGGATGATCTTTGCTGGGACCTATGGTGGCGGGGTCTACCTGTCGACTGATAACGCGGCCACCTGGACCGCCAGCACCACCGGATTGACAAATACTAACGTTTGGTCCCTTGCCATCAGCGGCTCTAAGATTTTTGCCGGGACCGATGGCGGCGGCGTATTTCTTTCCACCGACAATGGGGCGAACTGGATGGCGGTCAATACCGGCTTGCCAAGCCCACTTTGGGGCGTGCGACTTGCCATCAGCGGCACGAATATCTTCGCCGGTGCTCAGGGCGGAGTCTTTCTCTCGACCGATAACGGAGCGAACTGGACAGACGTGAGTAACGGGTTGCCGAATCCTTGGGTATTCGACTTAGCCGTCAGCGATACCAATGTCTTTGCCTTAACCAATTGGGGAGAAGTGTCTCTTTCCACCGACAACGGGGCGAGCTGGAGCCTGGTCAACGAGGGACTGATGGATACTCTGGTTGAGGCCATTGCCGTGAGCGATTCATTTATCTTCGCTGGCGGTAGCTCCGGCAGTGGTATCTGGCGGCGTATGCTTCCCGAGATAATCGGAGTGGTGATAGCTGTGGAGGCGGCAGATCTCTTGCCCCCCAGATTCGACCTCGCCCAGAACTACCCCAACCCCTTTAATCCGGCAACCACCTTACGATATGACCTCCCCCATGGGGCCCATGTCAGGCTGGTGATCTATGATCTACGCGGCAGAGAAGTGTCGAGGTTGATAGATGCACACGCGGGACCAGGCTACCGCCAGTTGAGCTGGGATGGCCAGGATCAGGCCGGCCGGGAGCTGCCTACAGGAATCTACATTGCCCGGCTGCTGACGCCCGAGTTCACCAAAACGATCAAGATGGTGCTGCTGAAATAG